One window from the genome of Bufo bufo chromosome 4, aBufBuf1.1, whole genome shotgun sequence encodes:
- the LOC120999691 gene encoding zinc finger protein OZF-like isoform X2, which translates to MSGFEEPISVSVNGKDIFDGYLLLSKEENSITQVNSVSPNAAHNSRDLSTYNAGHKKLWSNQLLTGKTRTGHGKILYDKHFRKKSNRSLHERPFLCSQCGRCFNRKSNLVEHQRTHTGEKPFSCSECGKCFGQKSVLVKHRRTHTGEKPFSCPECGKYFSQKSNLREHQRIHTGEKPFSCSECGQSFSQKSGLVKHHLRTHTGEKPFSCTECGKCFSRKSYLVDHLRIHTGEKPFSCSECGKCFSQKSNLVEHLRIHTGEKPFSCSECGKCFGHKSGLVKHQRMHRGEKPFSCSVCGRCFSQRSFLVKHQRIHTGEKPFSCSECGKCFRQKSVLVKHHLRTHRGEKPFSCPECGKYFGQKSNLVEHLRIHTGEKPFSCSECGKCFGQKSVLVKHRRTHTGEKPYSCSECGKCFSRKSYLTEHLRTHTGEKPFSCSECGKCFRQKSGLVKHRRSHIEEI; encoded by the coding sequence gtaaGGACATTTTTGATGGATATCTCCTTTTATCCAAAGAAgaaaacagtatcacacaagttAATTCAGTATCTCCTAATGCAGCCCATAACAGTAGAGATCTATCCACCTATAACGCTGGTCACAAGAAACTTTGGTCTAATCAATTACTGACTGGGaaaacaagaacaggacatgggaAGATATTATATGACAAACACTTTAGAAAGAAATCTAATCGATCTTTACATGAAAGGCCATTTTTATGTTCACAATGTGGGAGGTGTTTTAACAGGAAATCAAATCTTGTGGAACATCAAAGaacccacacaggagagaagccattttcatgttcagaatgtgggaaatgttttggccAGAAATCAGTTCTTGTTAAACAtcggagaactcacacaggagagaagccattttcatgtcctgaatgtggaaagtattttagtcagaaatcaaatcttagggaacatcaaagaattcacacaggggaaaagccattttcatgttccgaATGTGGTCAATCTTTTAGCCAAAAATCAGGTCTTGTTAAACAtcatctgagaactcacacaggagagaagccgttttcatgcactgaatgtggtaaatgttttagtcGAAAATCATATCTTGTGGATCATCTACGaatccacacaggggagaagccattttcatgttcagagtgtgggaaatgttttagtcagaaatctaATCTTGTGGAACATTtacgaattcacacaggagagaagccgttttcatgttcagaatgtgggaaatgttttgggcacaaatcgggtcttgttaaacatcagagaatgcacagaggagagaagccattttcttgttcaGTGTGTGGGAGGTGTTTTAGTCAAAGATCATTTCTTGTGAAACATCAGAgaatccacacaggagagaagccgttttcatgttcagaatgtgggaaatgttttagacagAAATCGGTTCTTGTTAAACATCATCTGAGAACACACAgaggggagaaaccattttcttgtcctgaatgtgggaaatattttggtcagaaatcaaatcttgtggaacatctacggatccacacaggagagaagccattttcttgttcagaatgtgggaaatgttttggccAAAAATCTGTTCTTGTTAAGCATAggcgaactcacacaggggagaagccatattcatgttctgaatgtgggaaatgttttagtagGAAATCATATCTTACAGAACAtctaagaactcacacaggagagaagccgttttcatgttcagaatgtgggaaatgttttagacagAAATCAGGTCTTGTTAAACATCGAAGAAGTCACATAGAGGAAATATAA